One Coffea arabica cultivar ET-39 chromosome 5e, Coffea Arabica ET-39 HiFi, whole genome shotgun sequence DNA segment encodes these proteins:
- the LOC113687741 gene encoding major pollen allergen Ole e 10: MAKAAIALFFLLLSLISVCNSSIVNGQKTWCVAKPSSDQAALLNNINYACSQVDCRILQKGCPCSSPDSLINHASIAMNLYYQSRGRNHWNCYFGNSGLIVISDPSYGNCIYE; encoded by the exons ATGGCTAAAGCAGCTATCGCACTTTTCTTCCTGCTCTTGTCATTGATTTCAG TTTGCAATTCATCAATTGTGAATGGACAG AAAACTTGGTGCGTGGCTAAACCTTCATCAGATCAGGCAGCTCTATTAAACAATATAAATTACGCTTGCTCTCAGGTAGATTGCAGGATTCTGCAGAAGGGTTGCCCATGTTCCTCTCCAGATAGTCTCATAAATCATgcttccatagccatgaatctCTATTACCAATCCAGGGGCAGGAACCATTGGAATTGCTATTTTGGTAACTCTGGTCTCATTGTCATTTCTGATCCAA GTTATGGCAACTGCATCTATGAGTGA